From the Cucumis sativus cultivar 9930 chromosome 5, Cucumber_9930_V3, whole genome shotgun sequence genome, the window CAAGTAATTCTACAACATTTagtgtcaagaaaactcataaaaagtttttaagtAGACACGATCACCCtgaattaaacttattttttaccACTAGGTCAATTCACAATTGGTGGACGGACGTTGTTCAAGTATGAATTTTGGTTTCTCGTCATTTTgtcaaaaaagagaaaaagaattgaagtaAGTGAGATGCGATTAAAGTtaagaaaatggtaaaaatgaatgggaagaaaagaagttgataTGAATTAATTGAGGAAGTTAAATGAATTCCAAGTGATACCCTTCTGAATGTATTGGATATTTGATGGATCAAATGGGCCTTTGATTCTATCAATGAATTTAATGATTGCTCTTTCGGGAAGAACACTTCTTGATGGATCAGGTGATGTCCCATAGCTCAAACTTGATGAGAATCcctacaaatataatattaatcaTTCCACACATTTTCTACTCcgtttatattctttttcagtttttaacaactcttcttcttctttatctaCTAAACATtactaaaaattatattctaattatttaaccaaaacaataaatctCTGAacagaaaagaggaaaaaccTTGAAGACAAGAACTTCAACATGGTCACCGTCAACCATGGCATGAACGATGAGTGCTTCTCCTGTGGCGGCCTGAGTGTAGGATTCCAACAGTGCAATCTGATGGTTGTGGCCgtaatcttcatcttcatcttcgtcgtcgtcgtcgtaACGAACTCTCCGCCGAGCAGCGCAACGATTGGGGCCAGGGCGAGGGAGAcaagttttgaaattgggTGATTTATGGATTAATGGGAAAGAGAAAGGGGTGTTGGTGAGAGATGGTTTTGGATTGCTGGGAAGTATTGGGAAGAGATTTGTAAGAGAAATTGAGTGAAGGATTGGGGTTTTGTGGAAGTTTGTTGccatttttggttttgaattaTGTGTTTTGTTGGATGaaagttgaaaggaaaatgtGGAGGAATTTTGACCATTGCAGATAAGGTGGAAGCTATTCAGACTCTctacttttgttttataatttttgtttttgttcaattttaattttagggaCATCACTTTtctccattttgtttttgtcaacACTTCCACTATAGTTTAACTCAAATAAAATACCTCTTGATCGAAATAACAAGAATTGGTTTCAATTTGGATTGTAATAGCACAttcaagttttaattttctataaattaatgtggtttgtatattttatttttttaaatatgaatttaaatcaatcAACCACTTAATACCACACTAAAAAtctttgaaaagaataaaaacacCCTAACCATTAACGTAAAATAGCGTAAAATAGCATAaaagatagttttttttataacaaaatatttacaacctatagcaaattttttaaattctaatattCACTAATATACTtcagtgatagaagtctataagtgattattattgatagaatccaaaattttattataacttgtaaatattttaatttattttgttatttttaaaaatgtcaccaaaatatattgtttttcacTCTAATAATTCTACAATAATGGGATAAATAttgtagaaaaataaaataaaatatttatatttcaaagaaaaatcaaatgtaataaaaatcaaatgtaataattttttatttttttaagaaacctaaatattttacttcTAATACAAAAACATGAGgtaaaacatgtttttagaaaatgaagaaaaagcaaaaagaaaatattacttgttaaaaaaattaaaatattctaaaagaggaaagacaaaaaaaacaaaatttgtcgcATGATCAGTTATAATTGAACGATttaagaagat encodes:
- the LOC101213440 gene encoding uncharacterized protein LOC101213440; translation: MATNFHKTPILHSISLTNLFPILPSNPKPSLTNTPFSFPLIHKSPNFKTCLPRPGPNRCAARRRVRYDDDDEDEDEDYGHNHQIALLESYTQAATGEALIVHAMVDGDHVEVLVFKGFSSSLSYGTSPDPSRSVLPERAIIKFIDRIKGPFDPSNIQYIQKGITWNSFNFLN